A part of uncultured Fibrobacter sp. genomic DNA contains:
- a CDS encoding AzlD domain-containing protein, translating to MDLKTYFEYLLVMAGVTYLLRTVPFILLKGELESRFWKSFLNYVPYTVLSAMTVPAIFYATDSRLAGVAALITAVVASLFGRGLVVVAIVACLTVLGVDGAALLF from the coding sequence ATGGACCTGAAGACGTATTTTGAATACCTGCTCGTGATGGCCGGCGTCACCTACCTGTTGCGCACGGTGCCGTTTATTTTGCTTAAGGGAGAGCTGGAAAGCCGTTTTTGGAAGTCCTTCTTGAACTATGTCCCTTATACGGTTTTGAGCGCCATGACGGTGCCTGCAATCTTCTATGCGACGGATAGCCGGTTGGCTGGGGTGGCTGCCTTAATCACGGCCGTTGTCGCCAGCTTGTTTGGCCGGGGGCTGGTCGTGGTGGCCATTGTGGCGTGCTTGACCGTTTTGGGCGTGGACGGTGCCGCACTTTTGTTCTAA